One window of Nicotiana tomentosiformis chromosome 11, ASM39032v3, whole genome shotgun sequence genomic DNA carries:
- the LOC138901807 gene encoding uncharacterized protein, protein MGDSIIVDHVYRSCLVVIGGFKTRVDLLVLSMVNFDVILGIDWLSPYHAILDCHAKMVTLVIPGLPWLEWRGASDYVPSMVVSFVKAQRMVEKGCDAYLDFVRDVSADTPIIESVLVVRDYQDVFPADLPGMPPDRDINFGIDLLSGT, encoded by the coding sequence atgggggattctattattgtggaccatgtgtatcggtcgtgcttAGTTGTAATTGGTGGTTTTAAGACCAGAGTCGACTTATTGGTTCTTAGTATGGtaaactttgatgttatcttgggcattgactggttgtctccctatcacgctattctagattgtcatgccaagatggtgaccttggTTATACCAGGTTTGCcatggttagagtggaggggtgcatcagattatgttcctagcatggtTGTGTCATTTGTAaaggcccagcggatggttgagaaggggtgtgatgcctATCTtgactttgtgagagatgtcagtgctgatactcctatcattgagtcagttctggtagtgagagactaccaagatgtatttccagcggatcttccaggcatgccacccgatagggatatcaattttggtattgacttgttgtcaGGAACTTAg